TAATGAGAGCCCTTGCTATGGCAACACGTTGTTTTTCGCCTCCGGATATTCTAGAAGCCCGTTGCTTTGCCAAATGATCAATATGCAACATCTTCAACTTCTCCATGCCATCGTGTTCAATCTCTGCATGTGATTTTTCTGCTAGCTTTTTTGCAGGCAACATCACGTTTTCCAGGACACTGAACTCCGATAGCAAGTAATGGAATTGGAATACAAAGCCAATATGTTTATTTCGTACGCGTGAGAGTTCTTCATGGTGTTTCCCGGTAATCAATTCTTCATTCAAGTAAAGCTTACCTGTATAATCCGTATCCATCGTAGAAAGAATATAGAGCAATGTAGACTTCCCACAACCTGATTTGCCCATGACAGAAGCAAACTCCCCCTCTTTTACTTTAAAAGAAATATCTTTCAAGACATGAAAATCTTTGGGTTTGTGAAAGTGTTTGTTGATATTTTTTGTTTCTAGCACTAGTTTCATCTTTTAGCTATCGTTTTTCAAGCTCTGTCTGCTGCCATTCCTGATTAATATTCGAAATAAAAGATCTTTAGGCTTGGAAACCACCAATTCAAGTTCCTCTAATAATCCTTACGGGGTCTATTTTTTTTGCTTTGTTAGAAGGCAGGTACCCTGCAATGAATGTTGATATTAATGCAAAAACAAGCCCTATCAAATAATAGCCCATTTTAAAATTAACGGGATAGGTAGTTATGGTTGGTAGGGCCTCAGTATTAAACGGTGCCTGGTCTATAAGTTTTGAAAGAACAAAGCCTATCAGCAATCCTAGCAAACCACCTACAGCTCCAATAATCATTGCCTGACTCATGAATATAAACTGCACGTCACGTCCGGAAAAACCAGTTGCTTTTAAAATCGCAATGTCCTTCATCTTTTCATAAATAAGCATATTTAGGATGTTGTATATGCCAAATCCAGCAACGACCAGCAGGGTAATCGAAACTGCGTAAGTAATTAAATTCCTAATATTAGAACCTGTTTCAAATTGTGCATTGGCTTCATTTATATCGGTCGCTTTAATACCAAACTGCTGTTCCAACCTATTTGCCATGGATTCGGCTTGCGTAATATCAAAGAGCTTAACATTAATATCTGTAACATAATTTTCAGCCTCTCCCAAAATACGCTGTACGGTTTTTAGATTCGTATAGCTTTGAATATTGTCGATTTCTGCTATACCGCTCTGATATATACCTACTATTTTTAGTGGAAACACGCTACCGGAAATCGTGCTGATCTGTACCCGTTCCCCAACAGATAATGACATCTTTTCTGCAAGACCGGCGCCGAGCAAAATACCATTATCATTATTTTTCAAGGCCTCTGGACTCCCCTCCACAATATTATCCTGAATGTTGGAAAGACGTACCACTTCCATAATATCAACACCGGAAAGGTTACCACCCAGTTCTATGGAACCGGAGAGGTAAAATATCTGTGCATTGGTCTCCGGGGTGGCCCCTTTTACATTCGGGTCCTTCCTTAAATACGAGATAATAGGTAAGGCATTATGGATTTTCTTCTGACTTTGCTTTGGTTTTACGGAGTGTACTACATTTATGGCATCCTCAAAGCCGGTATATAGACTTATTGGTTGGTTTTTTGAAGGCTCAATTTCATTATATATATGAATGTGTGGGGTTTGGTTTAGAACTAAATCGTCCAACATCTCATTTAAACCAGTCATAAAACTAACTAGCGTAATATAGGCTCCGATACCAAAAGTAACCCCCAAGGCAGCAGTAACCGTACTTTTCATCTTTGTCAAAAGGTGTGTTTTGGCAATATTCAAGATAACTTTCCAATTCATCTTTCCTCGGGTTTAAGTACGTATGTATTGGCATCAATTCCTTCAAGGATTTCTACTTTTTCCAAATTTTGCAATCCAATTACCACTTCTTTCTCTCCATCTTCCGTGAGCACTTTATTGCTATCAATGAGATAGGCTTTGGGTATGGTAAGCACTTCGTCTTTTTCGGCAACAATGATGTTCCCTTCACCGGCAAGTCCGGGATACAACCTTTCCGGAGGTGACTTAAAAATAGCCTCAACCATAAAGGTTTGCGAGCGTTCGTCTTTTTGAGGATAAATTTTGCTGATTTCCGCTTCAAAAACTTTCTGCCCATAGGCGTCCAAGGTAATCAAGGCTTTTTTACCCTCTGCAAGCCTTACGATATCAACTTCATCCACTAACATCTCAATAATAAAATTGGAAGCACTCCCAACAGATGCCAATGGTTCCATAGTAGTGACGATCTCCCCCGGTTCTTTAAAGAGGGCATACACTTTTCCGTTGATTTTACTAACAACCGTAAAATCCTTTGTAGAAACCTGGGCAGCCTCATAATTATTCAGGGCCTGCTGTACTTGGGTCGCCAGCTCATTTTTAGTACGTTCGTAACTGTTTTTAAGTATCCCCAACTTATTTCTAGAGAGTTCATACGCCAATTTTCTATTTTCTAACTGCACCTTTGAACCTATGTTTTGTTCCCATAAATTTTTCTGTCTAAAAAAATTGATCGAATCGTTTTTATAAGAAAGGGTTGCTGCTCTTATTTCATCTTCTAGTGTGCTCAATACAGCAGAACTCCCGTTGTAATTTTCTTGTGCCAAACGCAGGGAGAGGCGGGCATTATCCGCATTTAATTTTGGCGTCGTATTAATGATCTGTACAAGTGGAGTTCCTTTATGTACCGTATCACCTTCTTCTACAAGATTATTTTCGACAATACCTGCGACTACCGCATATACCTGATAAAGACTGTCTGGCTGCACCGTTACCGAAGAGTATACGGATTCAGTTAATCGGGTTTTAGATGGAAGTATCTTTTCTTGCGAATCTTGACAAGAAAAAAACAGGACTAGACCTATTAAGTTAAAAATATACTTCATCGTAAAGTTTTACTTCGATGTCAAAATAAGCCAATACCTACAGCATATAATATGAGCAAAGTCATGATTTCCAATATTGTGGACTGCAAGTCACTTCAGCTGATACAAATCATTTCGTATGCTATTGATGTTCAGTTTATTTGGGTTTGAAATTATAAAACCAAGGCCATGAGAACATTTATACTTTACGCAGGAATTTTATTTTCGTCAGCGATATCCGCTCAACAAGCAGGGGAAAATATTACAATTTCCGAACGGCAAAAGGATGATTTATATGCCGCTGGGGAACAGATTAGGATGGAAGCTCCAGTATTTGGGGATGTTGTGTTTGCCGGGGGCAATATTACAGTAAAAGACACTGTTTACCAAGACCTTTTGGTTGCTGGGGGCGAAATTTTAGTACAGGGATATGTTGCCGATGATATTCGCGCAGCGGGTGGAAAATTGACCATAGATTCAGAAGTAGGAGACGACGTTATTATTGCGGGCGGGGAGGTATATATTACCGAAAGGGCAATTATAAGAGGAAACCTAATTAATTTTTCGGGTGATATTGAAATGAACGGAAGGGTCGACGGCATGATAAAATCCTACTCGGGTGAGTTGAAAATAAATGGCAGTATTGGCAATGGAGCTCAACTTTATGGGGAAAACTTAATTATTAATGGGGAAATTAATGGCACCTCTAAAATGGTAGCCGAAGATATTACTATAGAGGAAAATGCCAAATTTCATAATAATGTTGTGTACTGGACCGAAGACGGTGAAATAGATTTTAAGAACTCCCTAGTGAATACGGCGGCAAATTTTGATGAAACACTAATAGATGAAAGAGAGGAATTTTCATGGAAGGGCTTCGGAATTGCAGCAATAGGATTTTGGATATTCTATCTATTTTCAGCATTCCTGGTCATTTTACTATTGAATTGGGCTTTCAGTAATTTCTTTGCAACCGCTGCGGCTTATATAAACGACAATTTTTTAAAGAGCTTAGGCTATGGGGCAATCTATCTTTTTGGTTTTCCTATACTTATTTTAATCCTTGTTGTTATACTCATAGGTATCCCATTAGGATTATTT
This sequence is a window from Maribacter aestuarii. Protein-coding genes within it:
- a CDS encoding ABC transporter ATP-binding protein is translated as MKLVLETKNINKHFHKPKDFHVLKDISFKVKEGEFASVMGKSGCGKSTLLYILSTMDTDYTGKLYLNEELITGKHHEELSRVRNKHIGFVFQFHYLLSEFSVLENVMLPAKKLAEKSHAEIEHDGMEKLKMLHIDHLAKQRASRISGGEKQRVAIARALINNPTILMGDEPTGNLDSHNSENVFSIFKRLKEEEGLSLLVVTHDEDFAKRTDRIIQMEDGRIIS
- a CDS encoding ABC transporter permease, translating into MNWKVILNIAKTHLLTKMKSTVTAALGVTFGIGAYITLVSFMTGLNEMLDDLVLNQTPHIHIYNEIEPSKNQPISLYTGFEDAINVVHSVKPKQSQKKIHNALPIISYLRKDPNVKGATPETNAQIFYLSGSIELGGNLSGVDIMEVVRLSNIQDNIVEGSPEALKNNDNGILLGAGLAEKMSLSVGERVQISTISGSVFPLKIVGIYQSGIAEIDNIQSYTNLKTVQRILGEAENYVTDINVKLFDITQAESMANRLEQQFGIKATDINEANAQFETGSNIRNLITYAVSITLLVVAGFGIYNILNMLIYEKMKDIAILKATGFSGRDVQFIFMSQAMIIGAVGGLLGLLIGFVLSKLIDQAPFNTEALPTITTYPVNFKMGYYLIGLVFALISTFIAGYLPSNKAKKIDPVRIIRGT
- a CDS encoding efflux RND transporter periplasmic adaptor subunit, with the protein product MKYIFNLIGLVLFFSCQDSQEKILPSKTRLTESVYSSVTVQPDSLYQVYAVVAGIVENNLVEEGDTVHKGTPLVQIINTTPKLNADNARLSLRLAQENYNGSSAVLSTLEDEIRAATLSYKNDSINFFRQKNLWEQNIGSKVQLENRKLAYELSRNKLGILKNSYERTKNELATQVQQALNNYEAAQVSTKDFTVVSKINGKVYALFKEPGEIVTTMEPLASVGSASNFIIEMLVDEVDIVRLAEGKKALITLDAYGQKVFEAEISKIYPQKDERSQTFMVEAIFKSPPERLYPGLAGEGNIIVAEKDEVLTIPKAYLIDSNKVLTEDGEKEVVIGLQNLEKVEILEGIDANTYVLKPEER
- a CDS encoding polymer-forming cytoskeletal protein yields the protein MRTFILYAGILFSSAISAQQAGENITISERQKDDLYAAGEQIRMEAPVFGDVVFAGGNITVKDTVYQDLLVAGGEILVQGYVADDIRAAGGKLTIDSEVGDDVIIAGGEVYITERAIIRGNLINFSGDIEMNGRVDGMIKSYSGELKINGSIGNGAQLYGENLIINGEINGTSKMVAEDITIEENAKFHNNVVYWTEDGEIDFKNSLVNTAANFDETLIDEREEFSWKGFGIAAIGFWIFYLFSAFLVILLLNWAFSNFFATAAAYINDNFLKSLGYGAIYLFGFPILILILVVILIGIPLGLFLAGFYLFSLLFGHLVGALLISHYLSARKDLKWNFWTTVLVALGIAAGIRILTFVPFLGGLIAIFIFAVGYGLILYTLLQKRIAMRIST